The Candidatus Thermoplasmatota archaeon nucleotide sequence TAGTTTAGAACGAATCAAAGAGCTTGGATACGAAAAAGATTATCTTGGCAACGAGCTTGTTAGCGAGGAGCAACTTGTAGAGCTCAAACCTCAAGATGTAGTAGTGTCGAAAGCATGCATTGATTATTTATTAAAGGTAGCGAATTTCGTTGACGAGCTACTTGCTAAATTTTACAAACTTACTGCGTTTTATAATGCAAAGCACAGCGAACAACTTATAGGGCATTTAGTTATAGGGCTGTCACCACATACTTCTGCAGGACTTTTGGGCAGAATTATAGGCTATACTAATGCTAATGTGTGTTATGCGCATCCTTTCTTCTACGCTGCGACAAGGAGAAATTGTGACGGTGACGAGAACTCTGTTATTCTATTGATGGACGCACTTTTAAACTTTTCCAGAAGCTATCTCCCGAGCTCGAGAGGCGGCTTAATGGATGCGCCTCTGGTGCTAACTACAAGAGTAGAGCCTAAAGAGATAGACAAGGAAGCTTGGAATCTTGACACTGTAGAAAAATATCCTTTAGAATTTTACAGCAGTAGTTTGGGCTCAGAGCTTCCTAAGAACATATCTCATTTTATAGATAACGTTGGAAAGCGCGTTGGCACTGAGCTCCAGTACGAAAAATTTAGATTCACACACTGCACTGACAATATTGCTTCAGGTACTTTACAGTCTTCTTATAAGACATTAAAGACAATGGAAGACAAGCTCAGAGCGCAATTAGCGCTTGCAACTAAAATAAGAGCTGTGGATGTAAGTGAGATGGTTTCTAAAATCATCACTACACATTTCTTGCCTGACTTGATAGGTAATTTAAGCCAGTTTTCTAAGCAGAACGTTAGATGCCCTAAATGTAATACTATTCACAGGCGTGTGCCTTTGACTGGCAAATGCAGTAAATGTGAGGGCAACTTAACTCTTACTGTGCATGAGGGCAGTGTTAGAAAATATTTGATGCTGACTAAAGAGCTGGCTTCTAAGTACAATGTCTCGAGCTATATTAAGCAGAGAATAATGCTTGTAGAGCATTCTATAGATTCTGTTTTCCAAAATGCTAAACTGAGGCCTGGCAGATTAGAAGATTTTATGTAGGACTTTTAAATGAAAAAATTTATTCTTTTCTAAGCTATTCCTGTGGGTATGGAGCTTAAAACTATAAAAATTCAAAAACCGCCTGAGGTAAATATAATTTTAGGGCAAAGCCACTTTATAAAAACTGTAGAAGATTTGCACGAAGTGCTTATTACAAGCGTGCCTCAAATTAAGTTTGGAATAGCATTTTGCGAAAGCTCTGGTGCATGCCTAGTAAGGATTAGCGGCAACGATGATGCACTAAAAAAATTAGCAGCTCAAAACGCATTTTCATTAGCTTGCGGACATTCTTTTATTATTTTACTGAAAAACGCCTATCCTATAAATGTATTGAATGCAATAAAGCATGTCTCTGAGATTTGTAATATTTACTGTGCTACAGCTAATGACATCGAGGTTATAGTTGCAGAAACATCTCAGGGAAGAGGTGTTTTGGGCGTTGTTGACGGTTCATTACCCCGTGGCATTGAGGCTGAAAAAGATATAATTGAGAGGAAAGAATTTCTCAGAAAGCTTGGTTATAAGCTGTGAATAACATGGTAAGGAAACTAAAAGATTTCGCACTTCCACTTAGCTCATGCTTGTTTGTTATAGGTACTGTAATGGTATCTTGCAGTGTAATTTGGTATCTTAGCTATATTCACAGAGCTACGTTTCCTGCTGAGCTCTCTGCTCTCCAAGAGATGGAAAAGCTCGGTGATTGGGGCTGGTGGCTGCTTATAACATCTCCTTTTGTATTTATTGCAGGCTCTTGGTATTTTATTGATTGCTGTATTAAGCGTCGCAGGTTCAGAGCCTTAATTTCAACTGGAAGTAAAGCTGGTTTTATAAAAGCACTACCTGAGCTTGAGGAGCTTGCTCTAAGTCTTCCCAAAAGATATAGCGACGGGTTAGAGGCTAAGAAGAAAGATTTTAAGCTCTGACCCGACCCCTCTATTTCCTCTGGAGTTTTGTTATTATATAATAAGCGATTTTTATTTTTTTAATTTTATATCTTTCAGTTATTTGAAAAGAATCGACGAGTAAAAATTATTTAATTTAAAATATAAAAGTAGTCAACTAAAAATACACTTGAAGAAAAGGTATAAATGATAACAAATGTCAAGAAAAGTTTATAACTAAGTAAGTCGTTAAATGTTTGTTTCAATTTAGAAACTCGAGTGGAAAAACAGGGGTTGAGGAGAATGATTGGGAGCGCGATATTCGAACCTTATTTAGAGCAGAGAACTATTTTCAGAGATAAAGAAGTAATGAGAGCCTCATACATACCTGAAGTTTTGCCTCATAGAGAGGTAGAAATAAACAGGCTTGCTAGTATTTGCGCCTCCGCGCTTAGAGGCGAGACGCCCTCAAACGTATTCATCTATGGCAAAACCGGTACTGGGAAAACCGCCGTTACAAAATATGTAGGCAACGAGCTGCTCAAAGCAGTCCAGGAGCTAGGTCGTAAAATAATCTTCGTGTATATAAACTGCGAAATTGTAGATACCGAATATGGGGTACTCTCGCAGATAGGCAATAGTATAATTCAAGATTGGAATGAGCGCATTCCTTTCACAGGCTGGCCTTTGGATAAGGTCTATAATAAATTAAAAGAGGAGCTAGAGAAGAGCGAAAGTATTACTGTGATAGCACTTGACGAAATAGACAAACTCGTTGCCAAAAGCGGTGACAGCGCACTCTACATACTAACGCGAATGAACTCAGATTTAGGCAAATCAAAAACAAGCGTTATAGGAATATCAAACGACCCTAGATTCACAGAACTTCTAGACCCTAGAGTAAGAAGCAGTTTAGGCGAGGAAGAACTTATATTCCCACCATACAACGCGAGCCAGTTACAAGATATATTAGCTCAGAGAGCCTCTTTAGCTTTCCAAGAAAATGTGCTCAGCGAGGGGGCATTAGCACTATGCTCAGCGCTCGCAGCTCAAGAGCATGGCGATGCAAGAAGAGCTCTCGATATGTTGAGAGTAGCTGGAGAACTGGCTGAGAGGGCTGGGGAGCAAAAAGTTACTGAGGAGCACGTGCGGAAGGCGCAAGCCAAAATAGAGCATGAGAGCATGAACGAACTTATAAGAACGCTTCCTTTGCATTCCAAAGTCGTACTGCTTTCAGTAATTCTAAACGAGCAGGTAGGCAATACTAAACTAATTACAGGCGAGGTCTACGATACTTATAAAGAGTTAGTGAAAAGGGCAAAGGTTACAGATTTAACGCAAAGAAGGGTCTCGGGTCTAATTTCAGAATTAGATATGCTCGGAGTGATTAACGCAAGAGTTATTTCCAAAGGAAGATACGGCAGAACAAAGGAAATATCGCTGGGAGTGCCTTTGGAAGAAGCTAAAAAAGTGCTTGAAGAAGATGAGCTTATAAAAGAGCTGAGTAGCTATAGACCGCAAAGACAGCTAACGTTAGTGTAACTTAAACTCAGCAAATAGATTCAACCAAAAAGCTAGTCAAGAAGAACTTCGTCGCTGAGTTTACTTAAACTCAGCGGATAGATTCAACTAAAAAGCTAGTCAAGAAGAACTTCGTCGCTGAGTTTACTCTAGGCTGCCATCTTCTTCGCTAAATCTATTATTTCTAAACTCAGGAATAGCGCTTCTTCAGTTCTAATGGTCTTCGTCCCTTGAGTTGATTGTACGTTAATTATTAAATCAAAAAGCTCTTGACACTCTTCTTTACTAAACCAGTCTAAAAAACCATGAGCATAGGACCCGAATGCAATTGCTACTTTATTTCTGTTTTTAAGCTGCGCACTCAGGGCAGAGAATATTTTCTCTATAGGCGTACCGTATTTGGAAGTGCCGAGAATGAGAACATTTTGCGCCTTTAACTTCTTCAAAACTTCTCTTAGAGGCTCAGAAAAAAGCTCAACCTCATAACCAAAATAGTTTTGTAAAGCCTCTTTTGTCATAGGCTCACACTCTTTTCCCTTAATTCTAAAGAGCATGACTTTGCCTGGACTAAGCCTCTGATTGCAAGTGCATAGGTCTTTTAACCCTACATCCACAACCGAGTGTCCACAGACCTCTTTTACATATCCAAACCTATGCTCCACTTTATCCTCAAGCTCAGGATGGTGCGGCGCTTGAAGGGGGGTCAGCACGCCCGCGTAGCTCAGCTCAGGCTCACGCTTAAAAATATATTTTCTAAGCCACTGAGGCGTATTTGCATAGCGCAATAGAGCAACAAGCTCTCTGGTATGCGCGCGCTCAGTTCTATACTTAGGCTCTGGATAAATTATTATTTTTGCTATTCTAAACATTGTGGCAACTCTAGCAAGCTGCCCTATGAGCAAAGCTCTAATTTTAGGGTCACGCTCTTGCGCTCCAAAACTGTTAGGAATTAGTACATATTTCTTCATCTTTTTCCGCGCTCAACTTCAAACTCTAATTTCTCTAATTTCTCAAATCTCTTTTTCTTAATTTTGCGCTGCTCTCTAAAAGCTACGATTTTATTTTTTATAAAAGGATAAGAGTAATCAATACTCGTAGGCACAGCGAGTAGAAGCGCAATTGCAACCACGAGCATAGCCCAGCAATCGCCTCTTACATTACCTGCGTTGCTACTGCCTGTTGTCAAATCATCAAACAAGAGTTTAATCCCGCCAAACCAAGGGAGCTCACCCCGAGCAACACCTATAATCCAATCTACTTTCACAAGCTCTCCATTTCTCGATCTTTGATCGCAACAATCGTTAGCATCTCCTTTTGTTATGAATCCGCTGTGCCTCTCCCCTTTGAACCAAGGCTTGTAGTTATTCACCAAGCCCTCTATTGTTATAGAGGATTGATTGAAAATACCTAGCTCAGGAACATCGTAAAGTATTTTCTCTTGAGTTTTATTGCCGTACACGTAGAAAAAGGTGTCATAGGTTGGATATTTAACCCAACTTTCAGCCTCTTTCCGTGCGAATATTCCAGTTATGTACGCGTCAGCGCTTTTTGTAGCCCATGCGTAGCCAACTGAATCATTGCAGGCTGCGTGTATCCAATACTTTACACCGGCTTTCAAGAGTACTCGCTCGCTAAATACGAAATCAAGCCACACACCACTAGCAGAAGCAGAGCTGTTAGTGGCAATTGATGTAAGTGCTACTGCATCGTCCGGTAGGTCGTTGCCAGTGTCAGGTCTTATAACTACATTAATTGTTCCTCCTCCGCCACTTTCCATTCTTATATACAGCCTTACTTTACTAATCAAAAAATCGCTAGTAGGAGTGAATTGTTGTGCAGGCTCTCGGTCCGCTCTAAGAAGATACCATAGATCAATGTTTTGTCCAGAGCCGTAACCCAGCATTTCCTCCTCTGGTAGGTGCACATAGGTTATATTCAGCTCAACCCAGACCATAGCGCGATGTATAAGAGGGGTTCCGGGCAAGCCATTTTTCAAAAATATTATCACATCGCCATAATTACCGTAAGTGGTATATCCTCTTTGTTTGCCTTGATAGTAAGTAACAATGTCTTCTCTACCATTAACTTTCTTTACAAATGTAAAATCGCCTGCATCTATTGTGCCGAGCCTGCCGTAAGGCGCACCGGAATGCTCCATACTATTACTTTCAATAACCACAATAGGAGGCCATACTCCAGTATAGGCATACATTGCAGTAAGAATAATGAGAATAATGATAGAGGCTACAAGCAAATCTTTTACAAAGCCTAGGATTGCAGATTTTTTTAGTTTCATTACCCAGTAAAAGGTTTAAGAGCCTAAAAAATCTTTTTCTTTTTTGATGAGACCCAACTTAGACGAATATTTTATGCGCATGGCGCAGTTAGTGAGCAAGCGCTCTACTTGTCTGCGAAGACAGGTCGGTGCAATAATAGTAAAAGAGAAGCGTGTACTTGCCACTGGCTATAACGGTGCACCTAAAGGCTTGAAACACTGCTCTGAAGTGGGATGCGTGCGCGAAGAGCTTAAAGTGCCTGAGACGCACCGCCATGAGCTCTGTAGAGGCTTGCATGCTGAACAAAATTCAATTATACAAGCAGCGCTATTCGGAGTGAGCATAAAAGATTCTATACTTTATACTACACATTTCCCATGCTCTGTATGCGCTAAAATGCTGATTAATGCAGAGATAAAAGAAATTGTGTATGGTGAAGATTATGCAGACGAGCTCTCAGAAAAGATGCTTAAGGAAAGCAAGATAAAAGTGAGAAAATTCAAATTATAGAAATGGGGCTATGCAAAATGTAAATTTAAATTCAACAACTTCTCTACTTCTAATCTAAAATCGCTAAGGCTACAATCATTTACCAATAAAAAGTCAGCGCTCCTGATAACTTCTCCTATACCCCACCCAAGCTCGCGCTTATCGCGCGCTAAAAAATCATTTTTAGATTTTGCATCATCTACCCTCTCTCTTCCAACAATCCTCTTGAATCTTATTTCAGGTGGTGCATGAACGGCAACCAAAACAAAATTATGAAAATAATTTTTGAAAATCTTTATTTCGTCAGGACTTCTAATCCCATCGATGATTATCTTATCTGCTTTTTTCTTTATCATCTCAATAGTGCGTTCAGCCCAAATACCTCCACCATATTTTTTACGTTCTTCATTAGCTATTCTAGCTACAGTATCGTTCGTGAGCTCTAAGCCTCTGTTCTTCACCCATTCCCAGACAGCGTCACCCATTCTATACACTGCAAAGCCCCTTTTCTGAGCAAGCTTTACAAATTCTGTTTTACCAGCGCCCGGCATTCCTGTAAGGCCTATAACGAGCATAGCGAGTAATAGGAATGGAGGAATAAAATTTTTTACATACTCAAATAAAATTTAGCACCTTTTCTAAGCAATTTCAAAAAATATATAAATCCTATAAACAGCAAAAAGGTGTAAATAACAGTCACAATTAAAGGCGCAAGGGTACCAAACGCTCCTAATACAAGTCCTAAATAATTAAAAGAAAGGTGCAACAAGATGGAAATGTGCAATCCGAATTTTAAGAATAGATATCCCAGAGCCAGTCCTGCAATAAATGCAGGTAGAATTTTATAGAGGTCCCAGCCTAGAAGGTAGTGTGCGCAAGCAAATATTAGAGAAGAGAGTATAAGAAAAAAGGTAGCAGGGGCATCGAGTTTTAAATTGCCACCCAGTATGTAGCTTTTGAGTGTTTGCACTTTCCCTGCAATGGCGCGAACGAAAAACAAAGGCAGACCTAGCAACAAGACTCTACATATAAGCTCTTCGTGAAAGCATGCGTTCGTTACTTTAAAGAGATGGTCTTGCAAATTTTCAGGTGAAGGCACAACATAACCAGCGCCAAAAATCCGGAGGACAAGGTAGTATGCTTCTATAAAGAACAGAGTTGCAAGAAATACTTGCGCAAGAGTAATAAAACTATCAGCTCTTTTTTTGCTCTTTAAAAGCCATATAAAAGATAATAGAATCACAAGCACTACGAGTATGTAGTAGAGCGCCAGTAAATGACCTTGAAGTTGAAAAAGCGGTAGCGGCAACGGTATTAAAACAAAGAAAACCCAATAACTGGTAGTTAAAAAAGGCAGCACTAGAAATGAAGAGCCTATTACGAGCGCTATTGCCGAGGCTAGAAAAATTCCATACAATAGGATTGCAATGAAGCAAAGGGGCCGCAGGATTAAATCAATGATTTTTCTGGTCATAGAAACTTCACACTCTAGGACGTATAATCAGCCATAGTATCAGGAATAATATTGTCAGTGAAAGAGCGTAAGAAATAGGCTTTACTAGATTATCCCTTTCCTCAGGAGCTAGCTCAGCGATTCCAAACCCAAGTTTAAGTTCAGTAGCTATGGTAATTGAAATTGTACAGATTGCGGCAAGCCATATAATTAGAAGTGCCAAACTAAATAGCGAAGGCAGCGCGCTCAGCAGTATTAGTAAAAACAAAGCACAAAGTAGTGCCATGATAATAGGCACAGCATATCTGCGCTTGATAATTAAAAAATCGGCAAAATCCCTAAACATGTAGCCGCCATCGAGAGGTACTGCAAACAATGCGTTAGTCATACCGAGCGCTAAATTCAGCCAGAATACCCAATAAAATAGATTAGCGAGCAGCCAGAATAGCCAGGGCGGCAGAAAGCCGAGAGGACCTTGAACAGTATAAATATCGGTCCAAGGTTGACTTAATGGCGACCGCCCCTCTAGCGCCAGAAACGGTAATGAAACGTAATAAAAACTTCTCCCAATAAATTCGTTTACAGATTCTGCTTTGTAAAAAGGTCTGCTCAGAAGAGTTTGAACTGCTTTTGGATCGGAGCATTCAATTCCAAGATAACCGCAGCCATCACCTCTGTCACTAAGAGTGATATTCTTGTTAATAAAATTGCCTCGATAGTAAAAAGTGATATTTACAGTCTGGTTTGCTTTTGTTTTAGCTATGTTAGTGAAAAAATCATCGAAACTTTTCGTGTCACTATCGTTAAGCTTCGTTACTATTGCGCCCAACGGTATTTCATTTTCTGCAGGAGTCTCTCTAAATACCCCTGTAACGAAAATACCGTCAGCTACAGGCGCTACTGAGCTCATAAAAATCCAAGAGAAGATACATGCGCATACAAGCGCCACTAAAATATTCGTTGCAGGTCCTGCAGCAAATACACTGCACCTTTTGAGTTTCGCTACTCTTTTCAGCTCTTCCTCGTCAGGCTCTACAAAAGCGCCTAAAGGAACGACTAAGAAAAGTAAGCCTAAAGATTTTAAGTTTACTTTAGCAACTCTAGCTAATATTCCATGCGAGAACTCGTGCAGTAGTATCGCTATTATAAGTGCTACAATACCATAGCCTACAGGAATGAGCGGGTTAATACCTGGCAACCCAATAAGCATTTGCGGTGTTGGTGCCCTCTCAGCAGGCATCTTTCTCGCTAAATTTGCACTCCATATAAGAACGAAAAACATAGCAATACCTACAACTGTAGAAAGCACAAGTGCAAAGCTGCCAAAGTGCTTCCAGAATTTATGTTTTGATATCTGATCAATAAAATTTTTGCCGCGCTCAGTACGCCACATCAGTATAGGGCCGGAAAGCGAAAGATTATGTTTCCCGAGTATTTTTTTGCGCTGAAGTATTAAAATTACTAGAAGGTAAATTGCAATTGCAAGCGGTACTATTAGCAGTGCTGACATTTAAATAAAGATATTGCTCAGTGAATATTTTTAGTTTTGGCTGTTTTCCTCTAAATCAAACATATAAAAAACTGTACAATAATAGTATTTAAATCATATAAACAACTGTACCAATTTTTATTTATAAGGGCGAAGACATAATAAGAGTAGATGAATAAAATGAGAAAAGCACTCTTGCTAATTGCAATATATCTCCTTGCAGCATCGCTGATATTTAGTAGCTTGGATCTTGTAAAAAATGAGCTCGGCAATACAAGTTTTGGAGCCNNNNNNNNNNNNNNNNNNNNNNNNNNNNNNNNNNNNNNNNNNNNNNNNNNNNNNNNNNNNNNNNNNNNNNNNNNNNNNNNNNNNNNNNNNNNNNNNNNGTACTAAAGAAATTCTCATCTTACGAAGAGCTGAAGAATTTTGTAAAAGTTTATAACAATTCTTGGTATTGGGCTGGCGAACTCGCGCTTGCTGGGAATGCTGCAGAATATTCTCCCAGAGACTATTCAACCACAAACGTGCAGGTTGAAGGTGTTGACGAAGCTGACATTGTAAAGAGCGACGGCAAGTATCTGTACATAGTCTCAGCGAAGAATATTGTAATTGTAGAAGCATATCCTACTGAGAATGCAACTATAGTGGCTCAGATTAACTTGACCGGAGTAGTACGCGGAATATTTATTAACGGCGATAAACTCGTTGTTTTTGAGGCGGAGCATGGTTATAAGATTTTCTACGTGCCATACAAACAGTTGAGGACGTTTATTAAGGTCTATGACATCTCAACCAGAACAAATCCTATCTTGGTGAGGAATGTATCTATCACGGGCTGGTACTTCAACTCCAGAATGATTGGTGAATATGTTTACGTGGTTGTTGAGCAGCATTTGTACTGGGAAAGTGACGAGATAATTCTACCGAAAATTTACTCTAATGAAAACGCCAAAACTATACCTGCAGCTGAAATCTATTACTGCAACGTTTCCGATTACTCATATACATTTACAACTATAGTAGCTGTGAACGTGCAAAATGACGAGCAAGCGCCAAGCTATCTAACTGTTTTGCTCGGCTCTGCCAGCAATCTGTACGTCTCTTTAGAGAATATTTATATTGCGGTCCATAAATGGCAGACTACTGAGGCAACGTTACTCTACAGAATACAACTTGAAGGTGCGGAGCTAGAATTGGTGGCGAATGGCGAAGTACCAGGTAGAGTTCTTAATCAATTCTCTATGGACGAATATAACGGGTATCTTAGAATAGCAACTACAACTGGAAATGTAGCAAGAATCTGGGGTGAGGC carries:
- a CDS encoding adenosine-specific kinase yields the protein MELKTIKIQKPPEVNIILGQSHFIKTVEDLHEVLITSVPQIKFGIAFCESSGACLVRISGNDDALKKLAAQNAFSLACGHSFIILLKNAYPINVLNAIKHVSEICNIYCATANDIEVIVAETSQGRGVLGVVDGSLPRGIEAEKDIIERKEFLRKLGYKL
- a CDS encoding DUF3198 domain-containing protein, translated to MVRKLKDFALPLSSCLFVIGTVMVSCSVIWYLSYIHRATFPAELSALQEMEKLGDWGWWLLITSPFVFIAGSWYFIDCCIKRRRFRALISTGSKAGFIKALPELEELALSLPKRYSDGLEAKKKDFKL
- a CDS encoding ORC1-type DNA replication protein, with translation MIGSAIFEPYLEQRTIFRDKEVMRASYIPEVLPHREVEINRLASICASALRGETPSNVFIYGKTGTGKTAVTKYVGNELLKAVQELGRKIIFVYINCEIVDTEYGVLSQIGNSIIQDWNERIPFTGWPLDKVYNKLKEELEKSESITVIALDEIDKLVAKSGDSALYILTRMNSDLGKSKTSVIGISNDPRFTELLDPRVRSSLGEEELIFPPYNASQLQDILAQRASLAFQENVLSEGALALCSALAAQEHGDARRALDMLRVAGELAERAGEQKVTEEHVRKAQAKIEHESMNELIRTLPLHSKVVLLSVILNEQVGNTKLITGEVYDTYKELVKRAKVTDLTQRRVSGLISELDMLGVINARVISKGRYGRTKEISLGVPLEEAKKVLEEDELIKELSSYRPQRQLTLV
- a CDS encoding putative RNA uridine N3 methyltransferase, yielding MKKYVLIPNSFGAQERDPKIRALLIGQLARVATMFRIAKIIIYPEPKYRTERAHTRELVALLRYANTPQWLRKYIFKREPELSYAGVLTPLQAPHHPELEDKVEHRFGYVKEVCGHSVVDVGLKDLCTCNQRLSPGKVMLFRIKGKECEPMTKEALQNYFGYEVELFSEPLREVLKKLKAQNVLILGTSKYGTPIEKIFSALSAQLKNRNKVAIAFGSYAHGFLDWFSKEECQELFDLIINVQSTQGTKTIRTEEALFLSLEIIDLAKKMAA
- a CDS encoding S26 family signal peptidase; this translates as MKLKKSAILGFVKDLLVASIIILIILTAMYAYTGVWPPIVVIESNSMEHSGAPYGRLGTIDAGDFTFVKKVNGREDIVTYYQGKQRGYTTYGNYGDVIIFLKNGLPGTPLIHRAMVWVELNITYVHLPEEEMLGYGSGQNIDLWYLLRADREPAQQFTPTSDFLISKVRLYIRMESGGGGTINVVIRPDTGNDLPDDAVALTSIATNSSASASGVWLDFVFSERVLLKAGVKYWIHAACNDSVGYAWATKSADAYITGIFARKEAESWVKYPTYDTFFYVYGNKTQEKILYDVPELGIFNQSSITIEGLVNNYKPWFKGERHSGFITKGDANDCCDQRSRNGELVKVDWIIGVARGELPWFGGIKLLFDDLTTGSSNAGNVRGDCWAMLVVAIALLLAVPTSIDYSYPFIKNKIVAFREQRKIKKKRFEKLEKLEFEVERGKR
- a CDS encoding cytidine/deoxycytidylate deaminase family protein: MRPNLDEYFMRMAQLVSKRSTCLRRQVGAIIVKEKRVLATGYNGAPKGLKHCSEVGCVREELKVPETHRHELCRGLHAEQNSIIQAALFGVSIKDSILYTTHFPCSVCAKMLINAEIKEIVYGEDYADELSEKMLKESKIKVRKFKL
- a CDS encoding AAA family ATPase, which gives rise to MLVIGLTGMPGAGKTEFVKLAQKRGFAVYRMGDAVWEWVKNRGLELTNDTVARIANEERKKYGGGIWAERTIEMIKKKADKIIIDGIRSPDEIKIFKNYFHNFVLVAVHAPPEIRFKRIVGRERVDDAKSKNDFLARDKRELGWGIGEVIRSADFLLVNDCSLSDFRLEVEKLLNLNLHFA
- a CDS encoding CPBP family glutamic-type intramembrane protease, whose protein sequence is MTRKIIDLILRPLCFIAILLYGIFLASAIALVIGSSFLVLPFLTTSYWVFFVLIPLPLPLFQLQGHLLALYYILVVLVILLSFIWLLKSKKRADSFITLAQVFLATLFFIEAYYLVLRIFGAGYVVPSPENLQDHLFKVTNACFHEELICRVLLLGLPLFFVRAIAGKVQTLKSYILGGNLKLDAPATFFLILSSLIFACAHYLLGWDLYKILPAFIAGLALGYLFLKFGLHISILLHLSFNYLGLVLGAFGTLAPLIVTVIYTFLLFIGFIYFLKLLRKGAKFYLSM
- a CDS encoding site-2 protease family protein → MSALLIVPLAIAIYLLVILILQRKKILGKHNLSLSGPILMWRTERGKNFIDQISKHKFWKHFGSFALVLSTVVGIAMFFVLIWSANLARKMPAERAPTPQMLIGLPGINPLIPVGYGIVALIIAILLHEFSHGILARVAKVNLKSLGLLFLVVPLGAFVEPDEEELKRVAKLKRCSVFAAGPATNILVALVCACIFSWIFMSSVAPVADGIFVTGVFRETPAENEIPLGAIVTKLNDSDTKSFDDFFTNIAKTKANQTVNITFYYRGNFINKNITLSDRGDGCGYLGIECSDPKAVQTLLSRPFYKAESVNEFIGRSFYYVSLPFLALEGRSPLSQPWTDIYTVQGPLGFLPPWLFWLLANLFYWVFWLNLALGMTNALFAVPLDGGYMFRDFADFLIIKRRYAVPIIMALLCALFLLILLSALPSLFSLALLIIWLAAICTISITIATELKLGFGIAELAPEERDNLVKPISYALSLTILFLILWLIIRPRV
- a CDS encoding beta-propeller domain-containing protein, producing the protein VLKKFSSYEELKNFVKVYNNSWYWAGELALAGNAAEYSPRDYSTTNVQVEGVDEADIVKSDGKYLYIVSAKNIVIVEAYPTENATIVAQINLTGVVRGIFINGDKLVVFEAEHGYKIFYVPYKQLRTFIKVYDISTRTNPILVRNVSITGWYFNSRMIGEYVYVVVEQHLYWESDEIILPKIYSNENAKTIPAAEIYYCNVSDYSYTFTTIVAVNVQNDEQAPSYLTVLLGSASNLYVSLENIYIAVHKWQTTEATLLYRIQLEGAELELVANGEVPGRVLNQFSMDEYNGYLRIATTTGNVARIWGEATSENNIYVLDLSLNTVGSLTNLAHGERIYSARFMGDRCYLVTFRQIDPFFVIDLKDPSSPKVLGELKIPGFSSYLHPYDEDHIIGIGKEEANVKISFFDICNVTNPKEIDKYLVNGEWSDSMVLRDHKAFLFDKSKNLLVIPVSKGSIGVNKYSAWQGVYVLNISLEGGIRLKGMITHLENDTVRWYFSPYFVKRSLYIDNLLYTVSDKKLKMNSLEDLEELNELELPYSEDYIY